A window from Bacteroidota bacterium encodes these proteins:
- a CDS encoding thioredoxin domain-containing protein, whose product MNHKYSNHLINETSPYLQQHAHNPVDWYAWGEEALQKAAKENKPILVSIGYSACHWCHVMERESFEDEATATLMNEHFVNIKIDREERPDLDHIYMDAVQAMTGSGGWPLNVFLTPEKKPFYGGTYFPPVRAFNRSSWKETLIAVSDAFRLKRHEIDAQAENLTGHLLNSNAFGLQKQNVNENIFSKEKVDEIFQNIMKSADKEWGGFAKAPKFPQTYTIQFLLRYAHYQKNEEALKQALLSLDKMMEGGIYDHIGGGFARYSTDTEWLVPHFEKMLYDNALLIFVLSEAYQLTKNEKYRIVIDETLGFIKNEMTHPQGGFYSALDADSEGVEGKFYIWSKNEINELLGTDAALFCEYYQVTDKGNFEHKNILHTREDADAFAKSKNFPSEEFNLFLIKTKKTLLAERNKRIRPGMDDKIILGWNALMNTAYSKAFAATGNEDYRKTAIRNMDFILAVFSIENKVELFHTWKNNIAKYSAFLDDYAYLIEALINLQEVTGDTKWLVKAKQLSEFVIDNFSEDETGYFFYTPLNNLDVIIRKKEVYDGATPSGNSIMAFNLYRLGLYFDQNEWREHSTKITGLLSNAVYRYPTSFGCWSNLVLEGFVGTNEIAIAGENFDKSLREILGEYIPNKVVMSFQGGNSSYALLDGKTASEPPFIYLCRNYSCKQPVQTAAAIVELLLKA is encoded by the coding sequence ATGAATCATAAATATTCCAACCACCTCATAAATGAAACAAGTCCTTACCTGCAGCAGCATGCACACAATCCTGTTGATTGGTATGCCTGGGGAGAAGAGGCTTTACAAAAAGCGGCCAAAGAGAATAAACCTATTCTCGTTAGCATTGGTTATTCAGCCTGCCACTGGTGTCATGTAATGGAAAGAGAAAGTTTTGAAGATGAAGCTACGGCCACTCTCATGAATGAACATTTTGTCAATATAAAAATCGATAGAGAAGAAAGGCCGGACCTGGATCATATTTACATGGATGCAGTGCAGGCAATGACAGGAAGTGGTGGCTGGCCGCTAAATGTTTTTTTAACTCCGGAGAAAAAACCTTTTTATGGAGGAACTTATTTTCCGCCGGTGAGAGCATTCAATCGTTCTTCATGGAAAGAAACTTTAATTGCTGTATCAGATGCTTTTCGTTTAAAAAGACATGAAATAGATGCACAGGCAGAAAATCTTACAGGGCATCTGCTTAATTCAAATGCTTTTGGACTACAGAAACAAAATGTCAACGAAAATATTTTTTCAAAGGAAAAAGTCGATGAAATATTTCAAAACATCATGAAATCGGCCGATAAAGAATGGGGAGGTTTTGCCAAGGCCCCAAAATTCCCGCAGACCTACACAATCCAGTTTTTGCTACGTTATGCTCATTATCAAAAAAATGAAGAAGCGTTAAAGCAGGCATTATTAAGTCTTGATAAAATGATGGAAGGAGGGATCTATGATCATATTGGCGGTGGGTTTGCAAGATATTCTACAGACACAGAATGGCTGGTTCCTCATTTTGAAAAAATGCTTTATGATAATGCCTTACTTATTTTTGTTTTAAGTGAAGCATACCAGCTTACAAAGAATGAAAAATACCGAATTGTGATTGATGAAACATTGGGGTTTATTAAAAATGAAATGACTCACCCTCAAGGAGGTTTTTATTCAGCTTTGGATGCAGACAGCGAAGGGGTAGAAGGTAAGTTTTACATATGGAGTAAAAATGAGATAAATGAATTACTTGGAACTGACGCTGCATTGTTTTGCGAGTATTACCAGGTGACTGATAAAGGAAATTTTGAACACAAAAATATTTTGCACACTAGGGAAGATGCAGATGCTTTTGCAAAGAGCAAAAATTTTCCTTCCGAAGAGTTTAATTTATTCTTGATAAAAACAAAAAAAACACTGCTGGCAGAAAGGAACAAACGCATTCGGCCGGGAATGGATGACAAGATTATTCTCGGATGGAATGCACTGATGAATACAGCTTATTCAAAAGCATTTGCTGCTACCGGCAATGAAGATTATAGAAAGACAGCTATCAGGAATATGGATTTTATACTGGCTGTGTTTTCAATTGAAAATAAGGTTGAGCTTTTTCATACATGGAAAAACAATATCGCTAAGTATTCTGCTTTTCTTGATGATTATGCTTATCTCATTGAAGCGTTAATTAATCTGCAGGAGGTAACTGGCGATACAAAATGGCTCGTAAAGGCAAAACAACTTTCGGAGTTTGTTATCGATAATTTTTCAGAAGATGAAACGGGATATTTTTTTTATACACCCCTAAACAATTTGGATGTTATAATCCGGAAGAAGGAAGTATATGACGGTGCTACTCCGTCCGGGAACAGCATAATGGCTTTTAACCTATACCGGCTGGGTCTTTACTTTGACCAAAATGAATGGCGAGAACACTCGACAAAAATCACGGGTTTGTTGAGCAATGCCGTCTACCGCTATCCCACATCTTTTGGCTGTTGGTCCAATTTGGTCCTTGAGGGATTTGTAGGCACAAACGAGATTGCCATTGCCGGAGAAAATTTTGATAAAAGCTTACGGGAAATATTGGGTGAATACATTCCCAACAAAGTGGTTATGAGCTTTCAAGGCGGAAACAGCTCCTATGCTTTACTGGATGGTAAAACAGCCTCCGAACCTCCATTCATCTATTTGTGTCGTAACTATTCCTGTAAACAGCCCGTACAAACCGCAGCTGCGATTGTAGAATTACTTCTAAAGGCCTAA
- the gldL gene encoding gliding motility protein GldL: MLFFKTHKGQVTLNFIFAFFAAVVILGALFKIRHWPAADEMITIGLLSEVLVFLVMALLVPPPEEPHWQRYFPDINKHPDLEGPNFKPTPLALAGASTGNPALNKLEDMLQAADITPTNLGRLSDNFKKLGTTVDKMGDIGDVVAATGDYTAKTKEASVALSAMKDAYVGAASSIQHFNQAADGTKQFHEQVQVLTKNLGSLNTIYELELQDTNNHLKAMNKFYNNLVQASDAMQGSVDDAKKAHDQIAVLAGNLGRLNNIYGNMLSAMQGRA, translated from the coding sequence ATGCTTTTCTTTAAAACCCATAAGGGTCAAGTAACCCTTAACTTTATTTTCGCCTTTTTTGCCGCTGTGGTAATCCTTGGCGCATTGTTTAAAATCCGTCACTGGCCAGCAGCCGATGAAATGATCACTATTGGTCTATTATCAGAAGTGTTAGTGTTTTTAGTAATGGCATTACTTGTACCGCCGCCAGAAGAACCACATTGGCAGCGTTATTTCCCTGACATTAACAAACACCCTGATCTTGAAGGTCCGAATTTTAAACCAACTCCATTAGCATTAGCTGGTGCAAGCACAGGTAATCCTGCGTTGAACAAATTAGAAGATATGCTGCAAGCTGCAGATATCACACCTACTAATCTTGGCCGCTTGAGTGATAACTTCAAAAAGTTAGGCACTACAGTAGACAAAATGGGAGATATTGGTGATGTAGTAGCTGCTACCGGCGACTATACCGCTAAAACAAAAGAAGCTTCTGTTGCCCTTAGCGCAATGAAAGATGCATATGTTGGTGCTGCAAGCAGTATTCAGCATTTCAATCAGGCAGCTGATGGTACTAAACAGTTCCATGAGCAGGTTCAGGTATTAACTAAAAATCTCGGTTCATTAAATACTATTTATGAACTGGAATTGCAGGATACTAATAACCACCTGAAAGCAATGAACAAATTTTACAACAACCTGGTACAAGCTTCTGATGCAATGCAGGGAAGTGTGGATGATGCTAAGAAAGCACATGACCAGATTGCTGTATTGGCCGGAAACCTTGGTCGCCTGAACAATATTTATGGAAATATGCTCAGTGCAATGCAGGGCCGTGCTTAA
- a CDS encoding DUF4271 domain-containing protein: protein MSRLFLFCLFLCQFFSATAQTDSLNEVKQDTPIIKKNIRNSAKKANKTSLTDSLPVKDSLNMQIDSITAAFKKKQKDSIQTAALKAKPVQQMFSLKQFNGEELLFYSLIIMLIFYAILKQMFPKYFTDLFRVYFRTTLKQSQVREQLLQTPLPSLLLNGFFIVSGGMYAAFIFQHFNIAPKFNFWQLWLYSAILLSIIYMMKFAGVWLAGWLFSRTDAAAAYTFIVFMNNKITGIVVLPFLVLLSFGNEKIYPVTLIVSITAVACLYLYRFYLSIGVIRSQARVNMLHFLLYLTAFEVFPLLILFKWVMSFLK, encoded by the coding sequence GTGAGCCGCCTATTTTTATTTTGTCTTTTTTTATGCCAGTTTTTTTCTGCAACTGCACAAACCGATTCACTAAATGAGGTAAAGCAGGATACGCCTATAATAAAAAAAAATATTCGGAATTCTGCAAAAAAAGCCAATAAGACTTCCCTTACGGATTCTTTACCTGTGAAGGATTCCTTGAATATGCAAATTGATAGTATTACTGCTGCCTTCAAAAAAAAGCAAAAGGATTCAATACAAACTGCTGCTCTCAAAGCGAAACCCGTTCAACAAATGTTTTCATTAAAGCAATTTAATGGAGAAGAGTTACTTTTTTATTCGCTGATCATCATGTTGATCTTCTATGCGATACTGAAACAAATGTTTCCAAAATACTTTACAGATCTGTTTCGTGTTTATTTCCGTACCACACTTAAGCAAAGCCAGGTGAGAGAGCAGTTATTGCAAACCCCCTTACCCTCATTATTATTAAATGGTTTTTTTATTGTCAGTGGTGGAATGTATGCTGCCTTTATTTTTCAGCATTTTAATATTGCGCCTAAGTTTAATTTCTGGCAGTTATGGCTATATAGCGCAATACTGTTGAGTATTATATATATGATGAAATTTGCCGGTGTCTGGCTGGCGGGCTGGCTCTTTAGTAGAACTGATGCGGCCGCTGCATATACGTTTATTGTTTTTATGAACAATAAAATAACCGGAATAGTGGTACTTCCCTTTTTGGTGTTGTTAAGTTTTGGTAATGAAAAGATTTACCCCGTAACATTGATTGTTTCAATTACAGCGGTTGCTTGTCTGTATTTATATCGATTTTATCTTTCTATTGGAGTGATCCGGTCACAGGCCCGGGTTAATATGTTGCATTTTCTTCTCTACCTCACCGCATTTGAAGTCTTTCCTCTACTAATATTATTTAAATGGGTAATGTCGTTTCTTAAATAA
- a CDS encoding gliding motility-associated lipoprotein — MKMRNLYFKLIAAASLTVLLSSCGMFGKKSSKGSVLPNDGQVHGVAPGAKYTLPKPPGMVYIPQGTFHMGPSDEDPAFAFSARNRAVSISGFWMDATEITNNEYRQFVYWVRDSIAARRLGGNYVKDDKDGNQYINWEAAKKIKYSDPKIVEDLAATDFILPPDDRLYGKKEIDPSKLVYQVERMDLKEAAKRENAGKPRSKFIQKYPVAIYPDTLCWIRDFSYSYNEPMTKRYFSHPSFGNYPVVGVNWKQADAFCNWRTLYLNSYLISKSRAQESDFRLPTEAQWEYAARAGRSQSMFPWGNYYLRNKKGCLMANFKPGRGNYPEDGGFYTVRADAYWPNDFGLYCMSGNVAEWTSSIYYEGRNNFQHDMNPDVRWNAKDDDPPLMKRKIIRGGSWKDVGYFLQTGTSTYEYQDSTKSYVGFRTVIDLPAPSSKGHK; from the coding sequence ATGAAAATGAGAAACCTTTATTTTAAATTAATCGCAGCGGCTTCACTTACAGTGTTGCTGTCTAGCTGTGGAATGTTTGGAAAGAAAAGTAGTAAAGGAAGTGTGCTTCCGAATGATGGCCAGGTGCATGGTGTTGCCCCAGGCGCAAAGTATACACTTCCGAAACCTCCAGGTATGGTTTACATACCTCAGGGAACTTTCCATATGGGTCCCAGTGATGAGGATCCAGCTTTTGCATTTAGTGCCCGTAACCGTGCAGTTTCTATCAGCGGTTTCTGGATGGATGCAACAGAAATTACCAACAACGAGTATCGCCAGTTTGTTTATTGGGTTCGTGATTCTATCGCAGCCCGTAGACTGGGAGGTAATTATGTAAAAGATGATAAAGACGGCAACCAGTATATCAACTGGGAAGCTGCTAAGAAAATAAAATATTCTGACCCTAAGATCGTCGAAGACCTTGCAGCAACTGATTTTATTCTTCCTCCTGACGATAGGCTGTATGGTAAAAAAGAAATCGATCCTTCTAAATTAGTTTACCAGGTTGAGCGTATGGATTTAAAAGAAGCAGCAAAAAGAGAAAACGCTGGTAAGCCTCGTTCTAAATTCATCCAAAAGTATCCGGTAGCTATTTATCCCGACACTTTATGCTGGATTCGTGACTTCTCTTATTCTTACAACGAACCAATGACAAAAAGATACTTCAGCCATCCATCATTCGGTAACTATCCGGTGGTAGGTGTAAACTGGAAACAGGCTGATGCTTTTTGTAACTGGCGTACTTTATACCTCAACTCATATCTTATCTCTAAAAGCCGTGCGCAGGAATCAGATTTCCGCCTGCCTACAGAAGCTCAATGGGAGTATGCAGCAAGAGCCGGACGTTCACAATCAATGTTCCCTTGGGGTAACTATTATCTCCGTAATAAGAAAGGTTGTTTAATGGCCAACTTCAAACCTGGTCGTGGTAACTATCCTGAAGATGGAGGTTTTTATACAGTACGTGCCGATGCTTACTGGCCAAATGATTTTGGCTTGTATTGCATGAGTGGTAACGTGGCTGAATGGACTTCATCAATCTATTACGAAGGAAGAAACAACTTCCAGCATGATATGAACCCTGATGTTCGCTGGAATGCAAAAGACGATGATCCTCCTCTCATGAAACGTAAAATAATTCGTGGCGGTAGTTGGAAAGATGTTGGTTATTTCCTTCAAACAGGTACCAGCACTTACGAATACCAGGATTCAACCAAAAGCTATGTTGGTTTCCGTACAGTGATCGATCTGCCGGCACCATCATCAAAAGGCCATAAATAA
- the gldM gene encoding gliding motility protein GldM, with amino-acid sequence MSLPREPRQKMINMMYLVLTALLALNVSAEILNAFKTVNKSLETTNATVNNSTTAIMQSLEDKQNDPKTAEKAAIWLPKAKAVQEYAKSMNTFIQSLKNEIIKEGGGDPDKSSFKADNLDIATRLMLDKGKAKELLAKLTEFKKNILKNVDPSIDSAFSSTLPIYLEIPKGVSKSNNTWERAYFHMVPTVAALTILSKFQNDVKTSENKIVEFCHNKVDKVVVRYDTYAAFAQSNSSYVMPGDEMEVTAGVGAFSKAALPTVTIAGAVTPLGDDGAAHKLLNAESTLGEHSINVNVEYTDQEGKKQTILKTIKYTVGQSAASIALDKMNVLYIGVDNPVSIAASGGGSEAIQVSISGAGGALQNLGKGKYIARVNSVTDDCKITVTVGGKVAGASVFRTRTIPKPIAVVGPYESGASINANAFKAQAGVGAGIKDFPFELKYQVTRFILSADNDEGYIDEAPCQGNLWSSAAQAVLSKLKSGRTITIDDIYATGPDGRSQKLPSLVYYIK; translated from the coding sequence ATGTCTTTACCTAGAGAACCACGGCAAAAGATGATCAACATGATGTATCTGGTGTTAACAGCGCTGCTGGCACTGAATGTATCTGCTGAAATTCTTAATGCCTTCAAAACGGTAAATAAAAGTTTAGAGACTACAAATGCTACTGTCAACAATTCTACCACTGCAATCATGCAGTCATTAGAAGACAAACAGAATGATCCTAAGACTGCTGAAAAGGCTGCTATATGGCTGCCAAAAGCAAAGGCTGTTCAGGAGTATGCAAAGTCGATGAACACATTTATACAATCTTTAAAAAACGAGATCATTAAAGAAGGCGGCGGTGATCCTGATAAAAGCAGTTTTAAAGCTGATAACCTGGATATCGCTACCCGTTTAATGCTTGATAAAGGAAAAGCTAAGGAGTTATTAGCTAAGCTCACCGAATTCAAGAAGAACATTCTGAAGAATGTAGATCCTTCGATTGATTCAGCGTTTTCATCTACATTACCAATTTACCTCGAAATACCGAAAGGGGTATCGAAATCAAATAACACATGGGAAAGAGCTTATTTCCATATGGTGCCGACTGTTGCTGCATTAACTATTCTGAGTAAATTTCAGAATGACGTTAAGACGTCTGAAAATAAGATCGTTGAATTTTGTCATAACAAAGTAGATAAAGTTGTTGTACGTTATGATACGTATGCAGCTTTTGCACAGTCAAATTCAAGCTATGTAATGCCTGGTGATGAAATGGAAGTTACTGCTGGTGTAGGTGCTTTTAGTAAAGCAGCCTTGCCGACTGTAACAATCGCAGGCGCAGTTACACCGTTGGGTGATGATGGAGCTGCTCATAAATTATTAAATGCTGAATCAACTTTAGGTGAACATAGCATTAATGTAAATGTAGAATACACAGACCAGGAAGGAAAGAAGCAAACAATCCTGAAAACAATTAAGTACACTGTTGGTCAATCAGCAGCATCTATTGCTTTGGATAAAATGAATGTACTTTATATTGGTGTTGATAATCCTGTATCAATTGCTGCAAGTGGTGGTGGATCTGAAGCAATTCAGGTTTCCATTTCTGGCGCCGGAGGTGCACTTCAGAATTTAGGAAAAGGTAAATACATTGCCCGTGTAAATAGTGTTACTGATGATTGCAAAATAACTGTAACAGTAGGTGGCAAAGTTGCGGGAGCTTCAGTTTTCCGTACACGTACAATACCTAAACCTATAGCTGTTGTTGGTCCTTATGAAAGTGGCGCTAGCATAAATGCTAATGCATTCAAGGCTCAGGCTGGTGTGGGTGCCGGTATTAAAGATTTTCCTTTTGAATTAAAATACCAGGTTACAAGGTTTATTTTATCAGCCGATAATGATGAGGGCTATATTGACGAAGCTCCTTGCCAGGGTAACTTATGGAGTAGTGCTGCTCAAGCTGTTTTGAGCAAATTAAAGAGCGGTCGTACCATAACCATTGACGATATTTATGCAACAGGGCCTGATGGAAGAAGCCAAAAATTGCCTTCATTGGTATATTATATAAAATAA
- a CDS encoding uroporphyrinogen-III synthase: protein MNKTVVSKTLVQHKEIKKILVTQPKPESDKSPWYELTRKYSVELEFQPFIRLEAINAKEFRRQKIEIQNYTGVVFTSRNAIDHFFRMCEEMKVSISQDTKYFCITEAVALYLQKFILYRKRKVFYGTDGTNKSMFDSINKHKGNEKFMYVCSENQQDNEIVNWLKSNNCEYVLAFMYRTQSNDVKELITKTNFDVICFFTPSGVKSLFDNLPKYKQNGTLIGAFGSNTVKAVEEAGLKLEIRAPQPLVPSMVSALDQYLSAQLKKK from the coding sequence ATGAATAAAACCGTGGTTAGCAAGACACTCGTTCAGCACAAAGAAATTAAGAAAATCCTGGTTACCCAACCGAAGCCCGAAAGCGACAAATCGCCTTGGTATGAGCTGACCAGAAAGTATAGCGTTGAACTGGAGTTTCAGCCATTTATCCGGCTTGAGGCTATAAATGCAAAAGAATTCCGCAGGCAGAAAATAGAAATTCAGAATTACACTGGGGTTGTCTTCACCAGCCGTAATGCCATTGATCATTTTTTCCGGATGTGTGAGGAAATGAAAGTGAGCATCTCACAGGATACAAAATACTTCTGCATTACCGAAGCTGTGGCACTTTACCTGCAAAAATTCATTCTCTATCGTAAACGCAAAGTGTTTTATGGAACAGATGGTACGAATAAAAGTATGTTTGATTCCATAAACAAGCATAAAGGCAACGAAAAGTTTATGTATGTATGCTCAGAAAACCAGCAGGATAATGAGATCGTAAACTGGCTGAAATCGAATAATTGTGAGTACGTTTTGGCATTTATGTACCGCACACAGAGCAATGATGTAAAGGAACTAATTACAAAAACCAATTTCGATGTGATCTGTTTTTTTACTCCAAGTGGTGTTAAAAGTCTTTTCGATAATCTTCCCAAATACAAACAAAACGGAACATTGATCGGTGCGTTTGGAAGCAATACAGTAAAAGCTGTAGAGGAAGCCGGTCTTAAGCTGGAAATAAGGGCACCCCAACCACTCGTTCCCAGTATGGTTTCTGCATTAGATCAGTACCTTTCTGCGCAATTAAAAAAGAAGTAA
- a CDS encoding MFS transporter: MRIITRTIVILSLVSLLADVASEMIYPVIPLYLNEIGFNVFWIGMLEAVANFTAGISKGYFGKLSDEKGVRLPFVKLGYLLSAISKPIIVLFTAKLWVFFARTVDRLGKGVRTAARDALLSQEATKENKAKVFGFHRSMDTLGAAIGPIIALVFLLYSPGNYQSLFFIAFVPGILAVLLIFLLKEKKHPSSTLSKGNFFSYFSYWKIATPAFKKLVPGLLLFALFNSSDFFLLLKTKEALGEQTLTIFNITFESETITILAYIFYNLIFALAAYPLGILADKWGMKKIFMIGLMLFAIVYAGFAFNPSLNIIFLLFFLYGIYAAATEGIAKAWITNTAHESNTATAVGFYTSCESICAFAASAMAGAVWAGFGSIVTFLATSFIALIVLLYFLLKFKRL, encoded by the coding sequence ATGCGCATCATTACCCGGACCATAGTCATTCTTTCACTCGTTAGCCTTCTTGCCGATGTAGCAAGTGAAATGATCTATCCCGTCATTCCCCTTTACCTTAATGAAATTGGTTTTAATGTTTTCTGGATCGGGATGCTGGAGGCAGTTGCCAATTTTACTGCCGGCATCAGTAAAGGATATTTTGGAAAATTAAGTGATGAAAAAGGTGTCAGGCTACCATTTGTAAAGCTCGGGTATTTATTAAGTGCTATTTCCAAGCCTATAATTGTATTATTCACTGCCAAGCTTTGGGTATTTTTTGCCAGAACTGTAGACCGGTTGGGGAAAGGTGTGAGAACAGCGGCAAGAGATGCTTTGCTTTCACAAGAAGCCACAAAAGAGAATAAAGCAAAAGTATTCGGATTTCATCGTAGTATGGATACACTCGGCGCCGCAATAGGTCCTATCATTGCTTTAGTTTTTCTTTTATATAGTCCGGGGAATTATCAATCACTTTTTTTTATCGCTTTTGTGCCGGGCATTCTTGCTGTGCTGTTGATTTTTTTATTGAAAGAAAAAAAGCATCCTTCGTCGACACTTAGTAAGGGAAATTTTTTTAGCTATTTCAGTTACTGGAAAATTGCGACACCGGCATTTAAAAAGTTAGTGCCGGGATTATTATTGTTTGCATTGTTCAACAGCTCAGACTTTTTTCTTTTATTAAAAACGAAGGAAGCATTAGGCGAACAGACACTTACAATTTTCAATATTACTTTCGAAAGCGAAACAATAACTATACTGGCTTATATATTTTACAATCTTATATTTGCCCTTGCTGCCTACCCGCTGGGAATATTGGCAGATAAATGGGGAATGAAAAAAATTTTTATGATTGGGCTTATGTTGTTTGCAATTGTATACGCAGGTTTTGCTTTTAACCCTTCATTGAATATTATTTTTCTTCTTTTCTTTTTATACGGTATTTATGCAGCCGCCACAGAAGGCATCGCAAAAGCATGGATAACCAATACAGCACATGAAAGTAATACGGCAACCGCAGTTGGTTTTTATACAAGCTGCGAAAGTATCTGTGCATTTGCTGCCAGTGCTATGGCAGGAGCAGTGTGGGCCGGTTTTGGCAGCATCGTTACTTTTCTTGCCACATCGTTTATCGCCCTGATAGTTCTACTTTATTTTCTATTGAAATTCAAACGGCTGTAA